The sequence below is a genomic window from Penaeus monodon isolate SGIC_2016 chromosome 14, NSTDA_Pmon_1, whole genome shotgun sequence.
ctttatatattttttttgattttttcaggTATTATTGCAATGTGTGCGATTGTGTTGTGAAGGATTCTATTAACTTCCTAGACCACATCAATGGCAAAAAACGTGAGTAAATTGCAATAAGATTTGTCAAATTTGCTTCTTAAGTCACTGAGTATGTACTGCACAGAGTACCATAAATTTTAGCATTGCAGTAAGTTGATTTTGTCCAAAACCTCAGTTGCTGTTTATATTATATCCTGGGAGGTActacatgaaaatgatgattaagttcttcagtgttattattgttatttttactgtttctcAGTATTTACACTGATCCTTAATAAATATTAAGGTTTTATTTTACTTCCAACAGTTAAAGTGAATTTTTATTTGTCGGCTGTCACATTCACATTAAACATTAAAGTCTAGTAGAcaaaaattttagtaatattgTGTGGAGTGATGAATAGATATGATGTTATTTAATGTTTTCAGTTTTTACACTGATCCTTAATTaatattaagatttatttttactTCCATAGTTAAACAAGTGAATTTTTTATTTGTGGGCTGTCACAGTCACATTAAACATTAAAGTCTAGCAGACAAAAATATAGTAGTATTGTGTTGAGTGATAAACAGATATGATGTTATTTCATATAATGTtcttgctatatatgtatatttttttttcagaaatattagCCACAAGTAGCAGAAATTTTTCTAGAATATAGTATGTCTGGAAACTTtacatttctatattttaatattacagatCAAAGAAATCTTGGAATGTCCATGAGAGTTGAACGATCCTCTCTGGACCAAGTGAAAAAACGATttgatatgaataagaaaaagctagaagaaaagaagaaagactaTGATGTAGAACAGAGAATGCAGGAATTAaaggaagaggtaaagattttacaATTATTAGTTAGATTTTATAATTTAAGTTAATAATGTACTGtaaatgtaatttgtattttgcaattatagtaaagataaaaaaaaaaaatcagagtataTGATGCCATActacatttatagtatatattatatatatatatatatatatatagtatatatatatatatataaaatatatatatataatatatatagtatatatatattatctattatatatatatataaatatatatatatattatataatatatatattatatattatatatatttattattatatatatatatatatatatatttatatatatatatatatataatatatatattatatatatatatatatatttatataatattatatattattatataggttaatatagataagataatgacTGGATGCTTTTATCAGTATGtagaatttttgtatttattaaattcaaatctcttttccttcatctagGAAAATTAAAGATATTCACGTATGAAACGTAAGTGATAAAACTACAGACCTTATAGTAGGATCAAGATTCAGCATTGACCAGAAATGTGCAAAACTAAtggtttctctcccttttcatcattTAAGAAatgatatttatcttttattttattttctatattatagtatattttataaatttatgtaaatcaGTATCACTATTAAATACTTTAGtaagataattttcattattttctgttctGTTAGGCAATTACTTCTACAAAAGTGATAACCCGAAAAAGTCATTCACATATGAAAGAGATGGCaattatttccctttgttttttattttctttcctttttgtctgaTTATTTGTTTTATAGAATAAAATCTTCTTTATGAGCAAACTCCGCTATCCCTTGCATTtcataaaaacaaggaaagataaaaacaaaaaaaacaaaaaaaatatgtatagttgCCGTTGGTGTTATTAATACCAAATactgaattttttaatttatgtccTTGAAATTAGTTGCATTTATTCTCAGTActttagaatatttatatatacagagtacTTTCCATATTGTGTCATAAACTGTTATTAAATTAACTTTCTTCCAATAACTGATTCCAATTAGTGTTCAAATACTAAACAATGAGGACTAATGTCCAATAATTTCTATTTAGAATTACAATTTTGATCTTGTTCAATATTGTTCTATATTTTTCCATTGGCTCTATATGCTCAGTTCCAGAGTTGCTCTGTTTTATAAAGTAGGTCATTCATGGAGTAAGaccaaaaaacagaaataatggaATATTTCTCACATTAACCTAGTAATAGGACTACATGTAGgcattcattgttgttttttatttcaatattactgTTAGGAACATaataaactataacaataacaataataacaacaaaatagtaatagaagCAAAACATTTTCTTCCAGCTAATGATGACTATTTCTGAGGTCTCCAGTGGTACAGTATCAGTGAGTTTAGATTTATTTACAATTTAACTGCATATCCATCGTTAATAGATTCTGCATAGAGTAGTGGATCTTACCCTGGGGGGCACAAGCagaaattatgtaaattatatttgtttttctcttaatgAAAGCATGGTCAATGAGAAGTTTCATGAAGATGTGATTAATACACACTCGATAAAAAGACTTAAGAACATAACTACAGGATCATCTAGCAGGTTTGCTTACAGGGATAAGGATAacaagactgatttttttttatttgtttatttattgaaacTCTTCCATATCAACATCTAAGCGATAGGGTGCAGCTTAGGGGTGAAGCCTCCaagtatacattaaaataaagtattgtggcgaaaagggtaaatacGAGTTaaagattaggataagtggacagaagaaggggaagaagaaaggaaagaaaaggaaaaagggagaagaaaagacatgCAAATTTTGGGTAAGGACTTGGGGGGAATATTTTACTTAGAAAGACATTTGGGTAGTTTTTggcattttctatttattttatagtatagtcaatatatatttcttttcacttttatatgataaatatctagaaattaaaaatatctaACATATCCTGACACTTAACAATTAAATATAATGTGGCAATTCCATCTCCATTAatcaaatataatgacaatagcaaatgAATGGCAGGATCtttatatggttattatttaACTAGTTGgacactgtaaaaaaaatacacacccagaataggaaaatatgaaaaattttaagatGAAATCTTTTTCTCGgtaattttctcatttatttcctcAAAAAATGATATTCTTGGGATGACCCCCCCAAAATCAAAGgttatttttaaattgggaaagTAAAAAACCATACATCTCaaataacccaaaattttggCCCGGGGCTTTTTGAAGGAAGACAATTTTCAGCAAAAACCTTTCTTAAACTATTCcccttttgccaaaaaattttcatagttttttttttttttttttttttttttttttttgggcttttcttttaatttcgggATATATGATACTTTAAAATACCTGTTTTAAACATTTCTAGGGCCCTATAAAATTTGTTTACGACCACTTCACtaataaacaatgatatttattttctctaaattttttttggagaaattgcaaaagagaaaaaacattttgcaataaaaatgggaacccttttaaaaattttccccccagaaaagttttttaatcttccaaaaaaaaaccaaagcagGTAAAGTTACAAACCCCCAATAAATAGGACAATTTTTAATATGGACACACACTGTAGGCCAAAAGCATCAACCTATTTAAAAATGAAACCTATCTTTTtagataatggaaaaaataaaaaaggaaaaaaatttgggtttaaaattttcttttactaaaattcataaaaaaatagcaGACAATTAACTCATGATATTCAGCTTTTCTTTTCAGGCTTCACCAGGGTAATgggaaagctttaaaaaaaataaatgtctagACTaaagtcatatagcactatggtaaaataTTGTGGTGAAAGGATCTATAAGGAAAGGGGTTGTTTTGTAAAAAGTCATAGATATTAAAGTTCATGGTATTAAAGAAAATGGTATGAAAAGGGGGTAAATGGGTAGGATAGAGATTGATAGAAGGGGGAAGGATTAAGGACAAAGGTGATTTGATCAAAAGGTGGGTATTTTTGctcgaggaaggagaaagggttgtcaattgaaaaatttgggggggtccATAGGATGTCcgataagtgtggtgtgtgtgggggggggggggggggggggcagggaaagaggaaaataaggaaaaagggagcAGGATAGTAGGATATGTggacgaaagggggaaaattgctGGGAGCTACGGGGGATTGGGGCTGCATGAGGTTTTGAATTTGGACGGGGTGGTATTCAAATAGCAAGGGGAGTTTCCCGCctgtttgaaattttaaaaaaattatggggtttttttcccggggaccccaaaaaaaggaaagaggaagtttaatggtttgtttggctttttaaaaaatttgggggtttgggggtcaaAAACTTTTNNNNNNNNNNNNNNNNNNNNNNNNNNNNNNNNNNNNNNNNNNNNNNNNNNNNNNNNNNNNNNNNNNNNNNNNNNNNNNNNNNNNNNNNNNNNNNNNNNNNTTTGTTTTTAATTGGTATGTagtatttacaaaaaaaccctagtaatttcaaattttaaattaaatttttttttttttttttgaaatttttctttttgtttttttttttttttgtttttgggggggttttttttaaaaaaaaaaaaggtttttttttaaaaaaaaaaaaaaaaaggttttttttttttttttgtatttttttttttaattaattttttatctgattattagtaacaaatataatatatataatataatatatataacaataaaattaatatatatataaattattgttatatatatatatatatatatgatatatatagataaaatatatatattaatatatattttaaaattttatactaatatatatattatatatatatatagatatatatattttatatatatatatatatatatatatagaattgataaaatataatatataaaatatatatatattatatagaattaaaataaaatatatatatatatattgaataaatatatatatatagataaatataatatatataatattatatatattatgatatatatatatatatatattatataataatatatgttataataattaatatatagataatatattatatatattaagtataaatatacaatatatatatatatatatatatatatatatatatatatatataatatgaatatatattattatacgactagatataatatccatataatcaatttatttagtttgttatatatataggggttaaACATGGTTTATCTATAGTTATTTATGAATGTAATTTTCttctatgaatgtatgtattttgtaaatatatatatatatattatctatatatattagatatatatatatatatatatatatatatataatatataatatatatatataatatataataaaaatatgatatatatatatataatatatatatatatatagtatatataatacatatagatatatatatattacatatagatatatatgatatatatataatatatatatatatatatatataatatatatatatatatagatatatattacatatatatatatataaaaagatataatcaatagataaatatatatatatatatatatatatttatgtatatatatatatcatatatatatatatatatatatatatatatatatatatatatatatacagatatatatatatatatatatattaacatatataaaatatatattttaaattatatatatatatatatataaatatatatatatatataaaatatatattatagatatatatatatatataatatatatatatatatatatatttataataattatatatatatttattaatatattatatatattttattttgtacatacatacatacatgcatagagagcaccacacacttacacatccaaacaAAACAGCCAGACTGACACACGCatgctttcacccccccccccacacacacacacacacgcaaatcggAAATTGATTATTGGAATTATTCtagtgcgtatacatacatacatacatacatatatatatatatatatatatatatatatatatatatatatatagatatatatataatatataatatatatattataatatatatatatatatatatatatatatatatatatatatatatatatatatatttgtatttatatatatattatctataatctatatctatctgtctatctatcatctatctgtctatacacacacacacacgcacatgcacacgcacacatatatacataattaaaaatcaaTTCATATGTGTAATTCTCCACTTCAATAGAGtttcaatatataattacaggttaacaataagaaaataatatatttgcttATGATCACAGAGTTTCACACAGCTGTATGGTACCGGGTAAACTTTGACTGTCAGGGAAAGAATGGCAAGAACAAAACATTTCTAATCCATGCTATTTTCTTCATAAATTAACAATAGGTAAGTTGTGCAACACATAatactttgttatatatttacacagtgaACACACTAAGAGGGAAAATCttcataaagaaagagaaatactaTATTTGATGATACATAAAATAATCTGTGCTggcagaaattaaaaaaaacaagctgCGACTAATGCCCCATGGAGACTAAGTCCATGGCGATCAGGTGAGCACCTGGGGTCAGAGCCCCTATTAAAGAAATACAGCAATTGGGTGGGGGTCTGTGGGTGACACCTCTGGGTTAGGAAGGATTTGAGTTCATACAGCAATGTTTGTGGAAAACATCAGATTGCACTTACTACACTGTGAACGACTGAAGCAAGAAATAATAGTTGCAAGGTTGGATGGCTGTTTGAAACTAAAAAATTACCATCAGTCTTTCCTTTCCTGAGAATTGATGTACTGCAATGCAAACTGTTTTTCAATGTAGTGCCCTGAAGTATACACTCTTAAAGGTTTTACAGAAATCTCTAAATgataaatatttggaaaaaaaaacaaaaaacaaatgtgatacaataaatcaaaataaatttacCAAATATCTTAATCTTTCCACAATATAAACAAATGGGAATCTGCTTGTCTATTTTCAAGATATTCTTTTCCTAATCAAACAAGCTAGCTCATTTTAATGATGTTCATTATTCAAGTaagtcatataatattattttaattaatattcttgACACTGAAACttgtttgatttatattttttgggaagcCAGAGGTAGGAAGGTGTTAACCACCTTTCCAAAGCAGTCATATTTTAGtatggattatttttattttgcacaGTTTGTTTTCGATGGTAACGTATAAAATGGAAACTCATACACTCATATGGGAACTGTATTAAAACCTGAAATGGCAGTAAAGTGTCCTCTCTGTGGAATCAGGACAAACTGTCAGATCTTCATTAGTTCAATACCCTGAGGTCTTTTACTGGAGCTCTACCTCATATTTACATTGTACACGATATCAACTGCTCCCTGATTAGAATACGTCCATTTACATTACAGCCTGTCCATTACAAAAGGAAAACATAATCTGCTATCTCCCCATCTCTCGGGCCCAGATACGTGTGCATCCTGTCACGTCTCGCCATAAAACctcgaaggaataaaaaaaaaccttttcccaccttcaccctctctcaacagcaacttcctctcctctcctgacaCCTCTGGCCAACCCTCGTGCAACAATGCTACTTACGCTCCACCTGAATGTTTCCGTTCCTTTAAAGTCCTTGATTCACAACaagttcctccctccttccctggccTAAGATGGAGGCAACAAACACAAGCAGACGACTGTGATGGAAGAGAAGGCGGTCACCTATTCCGGTTGTATTTAGGAGAATATcactcccttttctctatctctgttggATTTATGGCTTAGAAGAGTATCCTTTGAGATAAATGCACGATAAGAATTCGAGATTTTGGCGTGGGAGCTCGTATTTTCCTGGAAATGAGAGAAAGTATGAATTTAAAGGTGACAGTATAATGAGGCGCGCCGTTTGGTTGTCGGAAGTTTAGGCGAGAACAGTATCTGTCAGATTGATAAGATAATTAGCGTTAGACAGATAGTGGTTGATGGAGATTCTTGATTGAGGTACATCTGTGATATCGTTGTAATCGCTATGAAGGATAGGAACACGTTAATACAAATTAGGTCATGTAAAATGCAAACCATTTCAGTAAGTATATCtttaacacgcacgcacacgcacacgtacacgtacacgcacgcacacacacacacacacacacacacacacacacacacacacacacacacatctatcaatctatctttacacacactaaaacacacacacacacacacacacacacacacacacacacacacacacacacacaccacacagacacacacacacacacgcacacacgcacacacacacacacaccacacacacacacacacacacacacacacacacacacacacacaccacacacacacacacacacatgtatatatatatatatatatatatatatatatatatatatataatatatatatatagttacaaacaaacacacaaacacacacacacacacacacacacacacacacacacacaccacacacacacacacacaacacacacacacgacacacacacacacacacgtacaacacacacacatatatatatatatatatatatatatatatatatatatattgttatatatatatatatatatatatatatatatatatatatatatatatagagagagagagagagagagagagagagagagagagaagagagagagagagagaagattatatatagagaaacacacacacaacacacacacacaacacacacacacacacacacacacacacacacacacacacacacaactatatatatatatatatatatatatatatatatatatatatatatatatatgtatatataacagatagatagatatatacacgtatatacatacatacatacacacacacacacacaacacacacacacacacacacacacacacacacacacacacacacacacacacatatatatatatatatatatatatatatatatatattattatatatatatatatatattatattattatatatatatatatatatatatatatgtatagtatgatatatatatatatatatatatatatatatatatatatatatatatatatatatatatatatatatataacagatagatatatgtatgcacgtatatacatacacacacacacactcacatacacacacacacacacacacacacacacacacacacaaacaaacaaacacacacacacaccacacacacacacacacacacacacaccacacacaccacacacacacacacacatattatatatatatatatatatatatatatatacatatatatatatatatatatatatatatatatatatatatatatatatatatatatataacagatagatagatatatacacgtatacacacacacacatatttttttatatctatataagtatacataatacatacatacacgcgtatataatatacatacaacactataccacacacacatcacacacacacacacatatatatatatatatatatatatatatatatatatatatatatatattatatatatagtagtgtgtggtgtgtgtgtgtgtgtgtgtgtgtgtgtgtgtgtgtgtgtgtgtgtgtgtgtgtgtgtgtgtgtgtgcgagcgtgtgggAGAAAAGTCACTCCATCATCTTTTCGTCATATGAACGTATTTAGTAAATCAATACTGTGATTTCATTCTTAACAGTATATGGcttgaaattctttttttcatcattttatttgtaGATAACATCCGCTGAAAATCAAACAGTCCGAAATACTTTATATCTTCTACACACCTGTGAACCGTTATATGTTCCTAACCTGCGCATACATCGACACATGCAAAAAGATGGTACATTTCTTATACGTATGCACGctcccacgcgcgcgcgcacacacatgcacacacacacacacacacacacacacacacgcgcgcgcgcgcacacacacacacacgaaacatacgcacacatgaaacacacacacacacaacatactcacacacacatgacacatacgcgcacatgaaacacacacacacacacacacacacacacacacacacacacacacacacactcacactcacagcaGGTATACACTAATTTGACATCTGAAATTGTATAAACAATTAACGACCATCCTCGCCAGCCATGCCATTCCGCTCACTCATTTAGTCCAGTGACAACAACCGCAAGCGCCAACGCCATCCACACAGCCTCAACAAAGCATCCACACACGCAGGGACCGATCAGCAGTGGGCCGCGCACCCTCGCCGGCCGATCCGCGACGCTCACTTGTTTCGTCGTCTGCGTCCCCCGGCAGTGCATCAGCTGGCTCGGTTGTGGCTGGCTGTCAAGAAATGAGTTGTATGTGATTTCTGTGTGCTGGGGTATATTATGTTTGTGAAGTCTGTTAGTTTGTGGAGTGCGATTTGTTTAACGAGGATTACCTTTGGATGTAACAAAGTTTTCACGGCTAAACCTCCAAATAACAACGAGAAAGGCACAAAATAATCGGTAAGTTCGTCGTCTGCAGGTATAGCGTCGTCTGCTCTGTTGTGGCGGGAATCGGGCGGGCAGTGCTTGATGCAATAATTTATTTTCGACGCTATTGCCTTATTATAAGGGCATATAGTATTTCTCGTGATCCTGTTTGATTTTGCATAGTATGAAGGTATTGTAGGAGACATCATATATTAGTGACTTACTTATTAGGATGGATATTTAGAGTTTTATAAAGGATATTCGAATTGAGCAGCACTCACGAGTCGTAGGTCTCACGTTGTGTTGATAGTATGCAATTTGCAGTTTACTGATTTTCACAAATATTTAGTTGCTTTGGGGTTTGCACCAAAGTTGAGTATGTAGTGACAAATGTAGTATCACATGCACCTCGGTAGCTGACGGTTGTTAGGAAACGAGTAAAACTTAAAACGTCAGTTTTGGTTATAAACCATTCCTGTTTTAATTACTAAGTATATTCGAAATAGTTTGCCTATCTCGGGCAGAGTATAAACACGTAGATTTATATAAGTTATGAATTGTTTAATCTTTCATGTTGTCACCACCGTCGAATATGTAGCATTAAGCACGTTGGTCATACTGAAGGCTTacctttaacctaacctaatattcTGTCACCTAAGTTTACAGAGCTTTCGTGCATGTGTAATTTTCTACCCGAATTTATTGCCATATAGCACAAACGTGAAAGATactgggaagaagagaaataacagGAAAACAAACAGTGTTATATAGAAAACATAGGCAAGAAGACAAACAAATGCACTGAGAACATAATTGTTGAACGTGATTTTCATATTCAGACACTTCAGTATCGTTCCTAGGTTAAACCGTTTTTTAGCATAGACTTATTTTAAG
It includes:
- the LOC119580883 gene encoding zinc finger matrin-type protein 2-like, whose protein sequence is MSGSGSSSGPEFRRKWDRDEYESIAQQRIRAERDAAQAQKQKIAPVKRELLKQREYKVDIDSKLGKSQVITKTTPASQSGGYYCNVCDCVVKDSINFLDHINGKKHQRNLGMSMRVERSSLDQVKKRFDMNKKKLEEKKKDYDVEQRMQELKEEVKILQLLVRFYNLS